The Brevibacillus choshinensis genome includes the window ATTACGTTCATTAATTTCGGAGCTCTCATCGCATTTACATTTGTGAATCTATCTGTCATCGCACATTATTTTGTGAGAAATCGCAAGCGTTCTATTACAGAATGCATACATTATCTGCTATTTCCTCTCATAGGCGCTGCATTCATTTTGTGGTTATGGTCCTATCTAGATTTACATGCACTCATACTGGGATGCGGCTGGATGGCATGCGGTCTGGTATACCTTCTTTACATGACAAAATGCTTCCGAAGACGGCTTCCTGAATTTCATTTTGACGAGGTAGAACCAAAGCAAAAGGGGATGGTGGTGTGATCAAGTATGTATGCATTTCAGATCAATAATCTGTCTTATGTTTATCCCAACGGGGAAAAAGCTTTATCCGACATATCTGGAGCAATTCCTTTTAACAGTAAAGTAGTCGTACTAGGAAGCAGTGGGTCAGGGAAAACGACACTCGCGCACCAATTGAGTGGATTGAAATTTCCGAATGCCGGGTCTGTTCATTTATTTGGAGAAGAAATGAACACGAAGTGTAAGCATATGCTCCGACAGCGCATTGCTTTCGTAGAGCAAGAAGTAAAACCTACCCTCTTCATTCGAACGGTTTGGGAATACGTAACGGCAGGAGTGTTCAAGAAATCATTGGAAAAAGTCGAAAGGATTCGGGTGGCAGAAACGGCACTTGGGATCGTAGGAATGCTGGATTCAAAATTCCGAAGCATCAGTTACTTGAGTGCGGGTCAAAAAAGGAGAATGGCCATTGCAAGAGCCATTGCCACCCAAGCGGATATTCTTGTCTTGGATGACCCAATAAGCGGATTAGATCCAGAGGGCTATTCAAATGTATACGCGATTTTAGAAGGGCTTCATCTTATGGGGAAAACACTCATTGTCATGACATCTGATGTTGATTTTGCTTCATCCTGGAGTGATCACTTGTTCATATTGAGTGGAGGCAGTTTGCTGGAATCAGGTTCTCCCTCTCTTACAGTCAATGAGGAGCTCATGCGGAAAGCACGTTTGCGGCTGCCAATGGTTTCCATTCCTTTTTCAAGCATACCTGAACTCCGATTCCATACGATTCCGCGAACGGTAGATGAGGCAAGGCAGGTGCTAAGGGAAATAGTTCAACGGTAATGTAGCGTCTGGTATAGGGAGGATTTGAAATGAGCACTGAAGTTATTAGCCTGATTATGCTAGCTTTACTTTTAGGATTTCGGCATGGAATTGATTGGGATCACATAGCCGCTATCACGGATCTGGTCGGGGGAGAACGCCAGAAGAAAAAAGGATTTGTGTTAGCCTTTTGGTACGCGATTGGGCATGAAGCGGTGATTGTCATACTCGGAGGATTGGCGGTTTTGTTTGGTTTAACCATGCCTGAGTGGGTCGATAACGTGATGGAAAGGGTTGTGGGGATTACACTCATTCTATTAGCTGCCTTCTTGATTACCTCTCTCTTTCGAAATAGCCAAGAAGTGATCATGGTGAGCAGATGGAGAATCCTTTTTACTGGATTTTACAATTTGTTTACCAAGCTCACGGGGCGATATTTTGGTAAATATCGAAGCTTTGACTCCCAAATCAATATAGATGTTACGCGTTCTGGGGCATTCGCGATTGGGATTGCGCATGGGATCGGAGCCGAAACCCCCACTCAATTGATGCTGTTTACAGCTGTTACTAGCGTCGGAAGTCCGGAGCATGGCCTGGTAGCCGTGCTGGCATTTGCCATCGGCTTATTGGTTTCCCACACTGTGTTAGCCTTAGCTTGTTTATTTGGGTTTACACAGGTTCTTAAAAATAGATTGGCATTTCGAGGGTTGGCAATAGCTACCTCCGTTTACAGCATAGGATTGGGAACGCTATGCATCCTGGGGAAGTCCTCGATACTCCCATCTATTTTATAAAGCAAGTACTGCAAACAATCACAGGAGGAGATGCACATGGGGTTCTTCGATAATCATGGATTAAGCTACAGAGCCAAAAAAGGAATAGAGAACAAGGAAGATCTACTAGGTGTGATTGCAGCTGAAAAAGAAAAGGAAGTCCCGAAAATAAAGGCTGAAGAGGAAATTCGACGCGGCTTGGAATATGGACTTGAAGCTGCGGAATCCATTGGCGATAGGACCATTTCATGCTTCTCCAGAGGATCGTTACCTCCTTATTCGGGAATCAACACGTTTTTGAAAGTTCCTTATCTAGAGGATGTACGTGATGTTGGAAAATACGATGTGGCGTTTATGGGCGTGCCATTTGACATCGGAACCACGTACCGCTCAGGAACCCGCTTTGGTCCGCAAGCGATTCGTCGCATTTCAAGCCTGTATACTTCTTTCTCTTTTGAATTGGGCGTTGATTTGAAAGAATCATTAAATATGGTGGATATCGGTGATGTCTTCACTATCGCTAATATTGAAAAGAGCTTCGACCAAATTACGAAAGCAGTTTCTCACGTAATCAGCTCAGGAACGATGCCGATTATCTTTGGCGGCGATCACGCCATTGGCTATCCTTGCCTGCGGGCCGTAGCCGAAAATGTGGAAGGGAAGGTTGGAATCATCCATCTGGATCGCCATATTGACATGGGGGAAAAAGATATGGATGAACGAATGCATGGCACACCATGGTTCCATGCAACCAACATCCCAAATGCACCTGCTGAAAACTTGGTTCAGGTTGGACAAGGTGGCTGGATAAGTCCAAGAGAGGGCTATTCAAATGCCCGAGAAAGAAAAACGACCATTATCACCATGGCTGACGTTGAACGGATGGGAATTGAAAAGGCAGCTGAAGCAGCTTTGGAGACCGCTTGGAAAGGAGCAAAAGCCGTATACTTAAGCTTTGACATCGACAGTATCGATCCTGGTTTCGCTCCGGGTACAGGAACGCCGGAACCAGGCGGATTTTTGCCACGCGAGGCGTTAAAGTTTTTGCAATTAGTCGCCAAAGAAGGCGTTTGTGCAATGGAAGTCGTGGAGGTCTCTCCACCTTATGATGTTAGTGACAAGACAGCTCTCTTGGCCGCTCGTGCTGTGTTGGATGTACTGGGCACGATGGTAGTAAACGGAAAAATCGGCAAGAAAATCACTTCATAGTAGAAATGAGGCAATGAACATGGAATTATGGTTTAACGAAAAACAGACTGAGGCTTTTGGAATTTCAGTGAGAGTTAAAGAGACGCTAGTAACGGAAAAAACGGAATATCAAGATTTGGCCATCGTTGACACATACGAATTCGGGCGAATGCTTACCCTCGATGGTATGGTGATGACAACGATCAAAGATGAATTTACTTATCACGAGATGATGGCACATCCAATATTAGCTTCTCATCCCAATCCACGGCACGTTCTTATTGTCGGGGGAGGAGATGGGGGTGTTGTTCGTGAAGTGTTAAAACACCCAAAAGTAGAAAAAGTAGTGCATGTTGAAATCGACAGCAAGGTCATTGAGTATTCCAAAAAGTATCTTCCTGAGATAGCTGTAGGCTTGAGCGATCCTCGAGTCGAAGTGATAGTAGGGGACGGGTTCATGCACATCCATGAAAATAAGAACAAATATGATGTCGTAATGGTCGACTCAACGGAGCCGATAGGACCAGCTGTCCCTTTGTTTGAACGGGGTTTTTTCCAAGGGATTTACGAAGCACTAAAAGAAGACGGGATGTTTGTAGCTCAAACAGACAACCCTTGGTTCAAATCGGATCTCATTCGAAAGGTGAACCGTGACATCAAGGAGATTTTTCCTATCACCCGTCTCTATACAGCCAATGTTCCTACGTATCCAAGTGGATTGTGGGCATTCCAGATAGGTTCCAAAAAGCATGATCCTCTAGCAGTAGAGTTAGACATAGATTTCCTCAATAAAATGGAGACGAAATATTACTCTCCTGCTATTCACAAGGCTTGTTTTGTATTGCCGAAGTTTGTAGAAGAGCTTGTGAAATAAAAAGAATCAAATAAGCTGTGCCAGGCGTGTAAAAGAGCCAATCAAAAGCCATGATATCTACCTTGTGAGGGAAAATATCATGGTTTTTTGGTGTTATGTGGTAATTGTAGTTACATTTTGTGCGTTTCAGGTAATGGTTATTGGTTATTTTGGCTAAAATATATGGGATCTCTTAGGATTAATTTGAAATGCTGTTAGTATAATCGTGATGAAGTAGGGCAAAAAATCAATAATTATCATTGTTTTAGAAAATTCAATCAATTGAATTGACACGACATTTACAATGAATTAATATGTGCTTAAAGTTGCGATTGTATATTCTGTATATAACTAAAACAAACATTTCACACACAAACCCAAAACGGAGGCGATTGATGTGAGAAACAAGCTTGCTCTGAAAACGGCTTTGATAACGGGACTGTTAGCGCTAGGGATTACCGGCTGCGGAAGTGTTCAAGAAGGCACCCCAGCTACAAAAGAGCCTGCAACAAATGCTGAACAACCCAAAAAAGCGCTAACGCTAGATGAGATTACAAATCTGGCAAAGCAAGAAGGACAAGTGGTCAGTGTGGGAATGCCGGATGGTTGGGCAAACTGGAAGGACACGTGGAATGATTTAAAAACAAAATACGGGTTAAGCCACACAGACACTGACCTGTCCAGCTCCGAAGAAATTGCCAAATTTGAGGCAGAAAAAGATAACCCAACCGCCGATATCGGGGATGTAGGCATTGCTTTCGGACCTATCGCTGTCGAAAAAGGCTTAACACAGCCTTATAAAACCACCCATTGGGATGATATACCTGATTGGGCAAAAGATGATCAGGGACATTGGTTGGTAGGCTATCAAGGGACAATCGCTGTTTTGACCGATAAAAAACTGGTACCGAATCCACCCAAAACATGGGATGAACTGTTAAAAGGCGATTATAAAGTAATTGTTGATGATGTGGCCAAGTCAAACCAGGCACAAATGACTGTATTGGCTGCTGCCATGTCTCATGGAGGAAATGAGGGAAATGTTCAGCCTGGTCTTGAATATTTTGCCGAATTGGCCAAGCAAGGCAGGTTGGCTTCCATGGATGTAAGACCTACCAATCTGGAAAAAGGTGAAGTGCCTGTTGCGCTTCTGTGGGATTTCACAGCGTTGGGTTACCGGGACAAGATTGACCCTAATCGTTTCGAAGTGACGATTCTAAAAGAGGGTAGCGTCGTCAGCGGCTATACGACCATCATCAATAAGTATGCTCCACATCCTCATGCAGCCATGTTGGCTCGGGAATACATTTTAAGTGATGAAGGGCAAATCAATCTTGCCAGAGGGTATGCCCGACCGATTCGCTCCAATGTGAAGCTGCCGGACGATGTAACCAAAAAACTGATCTCTCCCGAGCAATATCAGAATGTAAAACCGATCTCTGATTACAAGGTATGGGACAAGACTGCGAAACAGCTACCACAACTGTGGCAAGAACAAGTATTGGTACATGTGAAATAGGAGGGAACGACGATATGAACAAGGTGATAATGGTAGTGATTGATGGCTTGCAGTATCAGGTTGCTTCTACTCAAATGGGGTACCTGAATCATTTGGTTGAGTTGAATAAAGCGGCTTATTACAAAGTGAAATCCGAGCTGCCAAGCATGTCCCGTCCCCTTTATGAAGTGCTGCTGACAGGTACGCCTTCGAGTGTCAATGGGATCACCAGCAATGATATTCAACGTCTGTCTACGCAAAAAAGCTTGTTCCACCTGACGAAAGAAAATGGAATGCGGAATGCAGCTTCCGCTTTCTATTGGGTGAGCGAGCTATATAATCGGGCTCCTTTTCACAAGGTGGAAGATCGACAGCAGGCTGATGAAACAAAGCCGATCCAGTATGGAACGTTCTATTACGATGATTTTTACCCCGACTCACATCTTCTCTTGGATGCGGAAGTGCTACGTAGAAAACACGACCCTCACTTTCTCTATATCCATACAATGGGGGTTGATAACACTGGACATATCTATGGATCAGATTCGAAACAGTATCGAAAAGCTGCCATCAATATGGACAGCCAGTTAGCCGAGTTAATCCCTGCATGGATCAAGGAAGGATACCATATTGTCATTACGGCGGACCATGGCATGAATACGGATGGGACGCATGGGGGGACCGGCAATGACGAGAGGGATGTACCGTTCTTCATCATAAGTGAACGGGTGAAGCCGGGATACCACGAACAGGTGATACCGCAACTAGCAATGTCTCCATTCATTTGCAAATTGCTTGGAATCTCGCCGTCTGAAGCCATGATTGAATACGACTTTTCCGGGATTATGGTTTGAAACCTTTCAAACATCAGGAAGACCATTAATTTCTTAGGATGGTCTTCCTTACTTCAAACCCAGGAGTTGTCTCTATGAAACAGAAGACCTTGCTATTTTCGCTCGTGGCCATGCTTCCTTTCGCAGTTCTGGTCATAGCATTTGAGATCGTACCACTGATCGGAATGCTGATTGACAGCTTTTCAAAGGATGAAGGCGGAGGATACGGATTGCAGCAGTATATTACTGCATTGACCAATCCCTATTATTCAAAGGGCATGCTCAATAGTTTGCTCATCTCCCTTTATTCCAGTCTCATTGGTATCGGAATAGCGCTGGTAGCATCTTATTCGATCACGCAAATGCCGAAAAAAATTCAATCCATGATGATTACATTTTCCAATATGACTTCCAATTTTTCAGGTGTTCCTCTTGCATTCGCGTATATCATTTTGCTTGGAACCAGCGGGATTTTCACACTGCTATCCAAGGACTTTGGATGGGATATCTTATCTGCATTTGATTTATATAGCTGGAGTGGTCTCGTGGCAGTCTATGTTTATTTTCAAATCCCCTTGGCCATCCTGCTGCTTTATCCAACGTACGCCGGTATCCAAAAATCGTGGAGAGAATCCGCAGCACTCTTGGGAGCATCCTCTTGGCAATTTTGGAGATATATCGGACTCCCGGTCATTTTTCCGAGTGTGGTTGGGACTTTTAGCATCCTGTTTGCCAATGCGATGGGGGCATATGCAACAGCGTATGCTTTGGTTGGAGGCAGCTACAATTTGGTACCTATACGGATCGGTGCATTAGTAAGCGGAGATGTGGTCAGCCAACCTCACCTAGGAAGTGCGCTGGCAATGATTTTGGGACTGATGATGATCGGGGCCATGTGGATAAACGAACGGATGATGCGAAGGGTAAGGAGAGATTTGCGATGAGGAAAAAGTCCATCCACTATCTAGTTGTCGTCATTGTCGGGCTTTATCTTCTGGTACCTTTAGTAGCAACGTTTTTGTTTTCAATTTCGAATACCTGGGCCAATACGATCTTGCCCTCAGACTTTACTTTCTCATGGTATCAACAGCTTTTCTCTGATCAGCGATTTATCGAGGCGATGGGGAGGACACTCGGGATTTGTATTCTCACGCTGGTGGTTAGCATGATTTCAATGGTGATGACCATTTTTGTGATCACGTTGTATATGCCAAAGCTGGAGCGTTTCATTCAGGCGCTTGTCATGCTGCCTTATGCGATACCTGGAGTGGTTGCTGCTGTTGGGCTGATTAAAATGTACTCCAGCAAACCGATTGTCTTAACCGGTACGGTATGGATTCTGATCGGGGCTTATTTCGTACTGATTCTGCCTTACATGTATCAGGGCATACGCAACAGCCTGCGGACACTCGA containing:
- a CDS encoding ABC transporter permease, yielding MKQKTLLFSLVAMLPFAVLVIAFEIVPLIGMLIDSFSKDEGGGYGLQQYITALTNPYYSKGMLNSLLISLYSSLIGIGIALVASYSITQMPKKIQSMMITFSNMTSNFSGVPLAFAYIILLGTSGIFTLLSKDFGWDILSAFDLYSWSGLVAVYVYFQIPLAILLLYPTYAGIQKSWRESAALLGASSWQFWRYIGLPVIFPSVVGTFSILFANAMGAYATAYALVGGSYNLVPIRIGALVSGDVVSQPHLGSALAMILGLMMIGAMWINERMMRRVRRDLR
- the speE gene encoding polyamine aminopropyltransferase, with the translated sequence MELWFNEKQTEAFGISVRVKETLVTEKTEYQDLAIVDTYEFGRMLTLDGMVMTTIKDEFTYHEMMAHPILASHPNPRHVLIVGGGDGGVVREVLKHPKVEKVVHVEIDSKVIEYSKKYLPEIAVGLSDPRVEVIVGDGFMHIHENKNKYDVVMVDSTEPIGPAVPLFERGFFQGIYEALKEDGMFVAQTDNPWFKSDLIRKVNRDIKEIFPITRLYTANVPTYPSGLWAFQIGSKKHDPLAVELDIDFLNKMETKYYSPAIHKACFVLPKFVEELVK
- the speB gene encoding agmatinase codes for the protein MGFFDNHGLSYRAKKGIENKEDLLGVIAAEKEKEVPKIKAEEEIRRGLEYGLEAAESIGDRTISCFSRGSLPPYSGINTFLKVPYLEDVRDVGKYDVAFMGVPFDIGTTYRSGTRFGPQAIRRISSLYTSFSFELGVDLKESLNMVDIGDVFTIANIEKSFDQITKAVSHVISSGTMPIIFGGDHAIGYPCLRAVAENVEGKVGIIHLDRHIDMGEKDMDERMHGTPWFHATNIPNAPAENLVQVGQGGWISPREGYSNARERKTTIITMADVERMGIEKAAEAALETAWKGAKAVYLSFDIDSIDPGFAPGTGTPEPGGFLPREALKFLQLVAKEGVCAMEVVEVSPPYDVSDKTALLAARAVLDVLGTMVVNGKIGKKITS
- a CDS encoding ABC transporter permease: MRKKSIHYLVVVIVGLYLLVPLVATFLFSISNTWANTILPSDFTFSWYQQLFSDQRFIEAMGRTLGICILTLVVSMISMVMTIFVITLYMPKLERFIQALVMLPYAIPGVVAAVGLIKMYSSKPIVLTGTVWILIGAYFVLILPYMYQGIRNSLRTLDVKRLIEAAEILGASKWNAFVYVVVPNIIPGILVASLLSFSIMFGEFVLANILVGGHFETIQIYLMKRLKENGHLSSAVVITYFMIVLISSLVMLKLGSRLQRHERGEKAS
- a CDS encoding ATP-binding cassette domain-containing protein, which gives rise to MYAFQINNLSYVYPNGEKALSDISGAIPFNSKVVVLGSSGSGKTTLAHQLSGLKFPNAGSVHLFGEEMNTKCKHMLRQRIAFVEQEVKPTLFIRTVWEYVTAGVFKKSLEKVERIRVAETALGIVGMLDSKFRSISYLSAGQKRRMAIARAIATQADILVLDDPISGLDPEGYSNVYAILEGLHLMGKTLIVMTSDVDFASSWSDHLFILSGGSLLESGSPSLTVNEELMRKARLRLPMVSIPFSSIPELRFHTIPRTVDEARQVLREIVQR
- a CDS encoding alkaline phosphatase family protein, yielding MNKVIMVVIDGLQYQVASTQMGYLNHLVELNKAAYYKVKSELPSMSRPLYEVLLTGTPSSVNGITSNDIQRLSTQKSLFHLTKENGMRNAASAFYWVSELYNRAPFHKVEDRQQADETKPIQYGTFYYDDFYPDSHLLLDAEVLRRKHDPHFLYIHTMGVDNTGHIYGSDSKQYRKAAINMDSQLAELIPAWIKEGYHIVITADHGMNTDGTHGGTGNDERDVPFFIISERVKPGYHEQVIPQLAMSPFICKLLGISPSEAMIEYDFSGIMV
- a CDS encoding ABC transporter substrate-binding protein encodes the protein MRNKLALKTALITGLLALGITGCGSVQEGTPATKEPATNAEQPKKALTLDEITNLAKQEGQVVSVGMPDGWANWKDTWNDLKTKYGLSHTDTDLSSSEEIAKFEAEKDNPTADIGDVGIAFGPIAVEKGLTQPYKTTHWDDIPDWAKDDQGHWLVGYQGTIAVLTDKKLVPNPPKTWDELLKGDYKVIVDDVAKSNQAQMTVLAAAMSHGGNEGNVQPGLEYFAELAKQGRLASMDVRPTNLEKGEVPVALLWDFTALGYRDKIDPNRFEVTILKEGSVVSGYTTIINKYAPHPHAAMLAREYILSDEGQINLARGYARPIRSNVKLPDDVTKKLISPEQYQNVKPISDYKVWDKTAKQLPQLWQEQVLVHVK
- a CDS encoding HoxN/HupN/NixA family nickel/cobalt transporter, producing the protein MSTEVISLIMLALLLGFRHGIDWDHIAAITDLVGGERQKKKGFVLAFWYAIGHEAVIVILGGLAVLFGLTMPEWVDNVMERVVGITLILLAAFLITSLFRNSQEVIMVSRWRILFTGFYNLFTKLTGRYFGKYRSFDSQINIDVTRSGAFAIGIAHGIGAETPTQLMLFTAVTSVGSPEHGLVAVLAFAIGLLVSHTVLALACLFGFTQVLKNRLAFRGLAIATSVYSIGLGTLCILGKSSILPSIL